A window from Micromonospora terminaliae encodes these proteins:
- a CDS encoding TIGR04222 domain-containing membrane protein, which produces MLWGVSGPLFLLDYLGAVAVALAVALAARELTGRRSRGATPDPIELAYLTDRALLACQVAVAALHRAGVVRLGELATLSVDGPPPPRSAPLVRALHAALRRPQTWAAVLADPGVGRALRRLVGRLVRDGWLLTPAQRRRVALGTVPLFAVAAVGVTRLVDSAVEGRNAGGPASVAGLLLCCLATALGGWWLCEVPETGAAARRLLRRQRREHAELDPQRRPTWRERDTGQLLTAMALFGPRPLLAVDPAVAVQVGVDPERGRPTPERKPARR; this is translated from the coding sequence ATGCTCTGGGGTGTCAGCGGACCGCTCTTCCTCCTCGACTACCTGGGGGCGGTCGCCGTGGCTCTCGCCGTCGCCCTGGCGGCGCGGGAGCTGACCGGCCGGCGGTCCCGGGGCGCCACCCCGGACCCGATCGAGCTGGCCTACCTCACCGACCGGGCCCTGCTGGCCTGCCAGGTGGCCGTGGCCGCGCTGCACCGCGCCGGCGTGGTACGCCTCGGCGAGCTGGCCACCCTGTCGGTGGACGGCCCGCCGCCGCCCCGGTCGGCCCCGCTGGTCCGCGCCCTGCACGCCGCGCTGCGCCGGCCGCAGACGTGGGCCGCCGTGCTCGCCGACCCCGGCGTCGGCCGGGCGCTGCGCCGGCTGGTCGGCCGGCTCGTCCGGGACGGCTGGCTGCTCACCCCGGCCCAGCGGCGGCGTGTCGCGCTGGGCACCGTGCCGCTGTTCGCGGTCGCCGCGGTCGGGGTGACCCGCCTGGTCGACAGCGCCGTCGAGGGGCGGAACGCGGGCGGGCCGGCCTCCGTGGCGGGCCTGCTCCTGTGCTGCCTGGCCACCGCCCTCGGCGGCTGGTGGCTGTGCGAGGTGCCGGAGACCGGTGCGGCGGCCCGCCGCCTGCTGCGCCGGCAGCGCCGGGAGCACGCCGAGCTGGACCCGCAGCGGCGGCCGACCTGGCGCGAGCGCGACACCGGGCAGCTGCTCACCGCCATGGCCCTGTTCGGGCCGCGCCCGCTGCTCGCCGTGGACCCGGCCGTCGCCGTGCAGGTCGGTGTCGACCCGGAGCGGGGGCGCCCGACCCCGGAGCGGAAACCCGCCCGCCGCTGA
- a CDS encoding ArnT family glycosyltransferase encodes MAEPVTDLDRPDAGASAAPTTPPPGPRTAAPWLVGGAVTAVLLLLAGRYGYHRDELYFLLCGRHLDWGYVDQGPLVPALARLADTVAPGNLVLLRTPSALIAGASVLLVAALAREFGAGRGVQLAAAVLAAASGIVLAPGHLLSTTTVDVLVWLVAAWCAVRLLRTGDTRWALVLGLALGVGMLNKLLPALLGVGLLAGVLIAGPRRLLRDRWVLAGAGIAVLLAVPNVAWQVAHGFPQLVVASSIAGGGSSYSGRVDAILLQLAIISPFAAPVWVAGLVALLRRPAWAAYRAIGWAWLVAFAIVVLAGGKGYYDAPLLLVLAAAGAIVTADWARRGAARVRQALLATAAALMVASSAVLLLPTLPADGLPGIVVDANYDAGETIGWPAFADSVAAVHRGLPPEERARAVVLTGNYGEAGALARYGPARGLPRAYSGHNSMASFGRPADDADLVIAVGWDRPDRLRAWFTEVTEAGRVDQRVDVDNDENGEPIFVCRGLRRPWSQIWDSEVTHAS; translated from the coding sequence GTGGCCGAACCCGTCACCGACCTCGACCGCCCCGACGCCGGGGCGTCCGCCGCGCCGACGACCCCGCCACCCGGGCCGCGCACCGCCGCGCCCTGGCTGGTCGGCGGGGCCGTCACCGCCGTGCTGCTGCTGCTCGCCGGCCGCTACGGCTATCACCGCGACGAGCTCTACTTCCTGCTCTGCGGCCGGCACCTCGACTGGGGCTACGTCGACCAGGGCCCGCTCGTGCCCGCGCTCGCCCGGCTGGCCGACACCGTCGCGCCCGGCAACCTGGTGCTGCTGCGTACCCCGTCGGCGCTGATCGCCGGCGCGTCGGTGCTGCTGGTCGCGGCGCTGGCCCGGGAGTTCGGCGCCGGCCGGGGCGTCCAGCTGGCCGCCGCGGTGCTGGCCGCCGCGTCCGGGATCGTGCTGGCCCCCGGTCACCTGCTCAGCACCACCACGGTCGACGTGCTGGTCTGGCTCGTCGCCGCCTGGTGCGCGGTGCGGCTGCTGCGCACCGGCGACACCCGCTGGGCGCTCGTCCTGGGCCTGGCGCTCGGCGTGGGCATGCTCAACAAGCTGCTGCCGGCGCTGCTCGGCGTCGGCCTGCTGGCCGGGGTGCTGATCGCCGGGCCGCGCCGGCTGCTGCGCGACCGGTGGGTGCTGGCCGGCGCCGGCATCGCCGTGCTGCTCGCGGTGCCCAACGTCGCCTGGCAGGTCGCGCACGGCTTCCCGCAGCTCGTGGTGGCGTCGTCGATCGCCGGCGGCGGCAGCTCCTACAGCGGCCGGGTCGACGCGATACTGCTCCAACTGGCCATCATCAGCCCGTTCGCCGCCCCGGTCTGGGTCGCCGGCCTGGTGGCGCTGCTGCGCCGGCCCGCCTGGGCGGCGTACCGGGCGATCGGCTGGGCGTGGCTCGTGGCGTTCGCGATCGTCGTGCTCGCCGGCGGCAAGGGCTACTACGACGCCCCGCTGCTGCTCGTGCTCGCCGCGGCCGGCGCGATCGTCACCGCCGACTGGGCGCGGCGTGGCGCGGCCCGGGTGCGGCAGGCGCTGCTCGCCACCGCCGCCGCCCTGATGGTCGCCAGCAGCGCGGTCCTGCTGCTGCCCACCCTGCCCGCCGACGGGCTGCCGGGGATCGTGGTCGACGCCAACTACGACGCGGGCGAGACCATCGGCTGGCCGGCGTTCGCCGACTCGGTCGCCGCCGTGCACCGGGGCCTGCCGCCCGAGGAACGGGCCCGGGCCGTCGTCCTCACCGGCAACTACGGCGAGGCCGGGGCGCTGGCCCGCTACGGCCCGGCCCGCGGCCTGCCCCGGGCCTACTCCGGGCACAACAGCATGGCCTCGTTCGGCCGCCCGGCCGACGACGCCGACCTGGTCATCGCGGTCGGCTGGGACAGGCCCGACCGTCTGCGCGCCTGGTTCACCGAGGTCACCGAGGCCGGTCGGGTCGACCAGCGGGTCGACGTGGACAACGACGAGAACGGCGAGCCGATCTTCGTCTGCCGCGGCCTGCGCCGTCCCTGGTCGCAGATCTGGGACAGCGAGGTGACGCACGCCTCCTGA
- a CDS encoding cupin domain-containing protein gives MSTEPIELAAALARFDQLWSPRIVTTVNDYDVRIAKVAGEHVWHAHDHTDEFFLVLDGELRIALRDGADGAEREVVLPRGAVFVVPRGVEHRPSAPDGASILMFEPSGTSSVGERHDEVPGHVDATTGHRL, from the coding sequence ATGAGCACTGAGCCGATCGAGCTGGCCGCCGCCCTGGCGCGCTTCGACCAGCTGTGGAGTCCGCGCATCGTCACCACCGTCAACGACTACGACGTCCGGATCGCCAAGGTGGCGGGGGAGCACGTCTGGCACGCCCACGACCACACCGACGAGTTCTTCCTGGTGCTCGACGGCGAGCTGCGCATCGCCCTGCGCGACGGCGCGGACGGCGCGGAACGCGAGGTGGTGCTGCCGCGTGGCGCCGTGTTCGTGGTGCCGCGCGGGGTGGAGCACCGGCCGTCCGCGCCGGACGGCGCGTCGATCCTCATGTTCGAGCCGTCCGGCACGTCCAGCGTGGGGGAGCGGCACGACGAGGTGCCCGGGCACGTGGACGCCACCACCGGGCACCGGCTCTAG
- a CDS encoding MFS transporter — MTHPLRLRAFRLLFLGRTVSALGDAVVPTALALAVLRATGSTTALAVVLACAMVPRLLLLPLGGVVADRFDARRVALGTDLVRCAAQLVVGAELLGGAPTLAHLAVASAVGGAASAFAMPTSSPLVAGTVDADGRQRANALMGATGNASRLAGPALAGLLIWTAGPGWAFVLDAASFAVSAALLAVIRVRHVPVPHRSLRADLVFGWREVRARDWYWSSLLAHGVWNGAAAVLLTLGPVVAVHHLGGEGVWVLLQQAGAIGLLAGSLLAARARPRRPVLLGNLALAAYAAPLLLLAAAAPAPVTITAYCLALVALGFLNPVWETVVQGQFPPEVLARVTSYDWLMSLGAMPLGYALAPLAAGEWGAPVPLAVAGALVLVACVGTAAVPGVRRLGWPAPAPPAVAEPAPAGR; from the coding sequence GTGACACATCCCCTCCGGCTCCGCGCCTTCCGCCTGCTCTTCCTCGGCCGCACCGTCTCCGCGCTCGGCGACGCCGTGGTGCCCACCGCACTGGCGCTGGCCGTGCTGCGAGCCACCGGCTCCACCACCGCCCTCGCCGTGGTGCTGGCCTGCGCGATGGTGCCCCGGCTGCTGCTGCTTCCCCTCGGCGGCGTCGTCGCCGACCGCTTCGACGCCCGGCGCGTCGCCCTCGGCACCGACCTGGTGCGCTGCGCCGCCCAACTGGTCGTCGGCGCCGAACTGCTCGGCGGCGCGCCCACCCTGGCCCACCTCGCGGTGGCCAGCGCCGTAGGCGGCGCGGCATCGGCGTTCGCCATGCCCACCTCGTCCCCGCTGGTCGCCGGCACCGTCGACGCCGACGGCCGGCAGCGGGCCAACGCGCTGATGGGCGCCACCGGCAACGCCAGCCGGCTGGCCGGGCCGGCGCTGGCCGGGCTGCTGATCTGGACCGCGGGGCCGGGCTGGGCGTTCGTGCTGGACGCCGCCTCGTTCGCGGTCAGCGCCGCGCTGCTGGCCGTCATCCGGGTGCGGCACGTGCCCGTCCCGCACCGGTCGCTGCGCGCCGACCTGGTGTTCGGCTGGCGCGAGGTCCGGGCCCGCGACTGGTACTGGAGCAGCCTGCTCGCCCACGGCGTCTGGAACGGCGCCGCCGCGGTGCTGCTCACCCTCGGCCCGGTGGTCGCCGTGCACCACCTCGGCGGCGAGGGCGTCTGGGTGCTGCTCCAGCAGGCCGGCGCGATCGGCCTGCTGGCCGGGTCACTGCTCGCCGCCCGGGCCCGCCCCCGCCGGCCGGTGCTGCTGGGCAACCTGGCCCTCGCCGCCTACGCGGCGCCCCTGCTGCTGCTCGCCGCCGCCGCGCCCGCCCCGGTGACCATCACCGCCTACTGCCTCGCGCTGGTCGCCCTCGGCTTCCTCAACCCCGTGTGGGAGACCGTGGTGCAGGGCCAGTTTCCGCCCGAGGTGCTCGCCCGGGTCACCTCGTACGACTGGCTCATGTCGCTGGGCGCCATGCCGCTCGGGTACGCCCTGGCCCCGCTCGCCGCCGGGGAGTGGGGCGCCCCGGTCCCCCTCGCGGTGGCCGGGGCGCTGGTCCTGGTGGCCTGCGTCGGGACGGCGGCCGTCCCGGGCGTACGCCGGCTGGGCTGGCCGGCCCCGGCCCCGCCGGCCGTCGCGGAGCCCGCGCCGGCCGGACGCTGA
- a CDS encoding MarR family winged helix-turn-helix transcriptional regulator: MSDRDAVDQHVERWLPVVPDLDPDVEGAVVRMSLLTRHLREVKDRALAALDLQEKEYGTLHALAGRGGRAAPSEIAGDLRMAPASITARVDALIRRGFVQRIPSEVDRRRIDVELTDAGRAAWRRAMGVVGDEEQRVLGVLTAQERRVLADLLRRVTLAAGSPPGRI, encoded by the coding sequence GTGAGCGACCGCGACGCCGTCGACCAGCACGTCGAACGCTGGCTGCCCGTGGTGCCCGACCTCGACCCCGATGTCGAGGGGGCGGTCGTCCGGATGTCCCTGCTCACCCGGCACCTGCGCGAGGTGAAGGACCGGGCGCTGGCCGCGCTCGACCTCCAGGAGAAGGAGTACGGCACCCTGCACGCCCTCGCCGGCCGGGGCGGCCGGGCCGCGCCCTCGGAGATCGCCGGCGACCTGCGGATGGCGCCCGCCTCGATCACGGCGCGGGTGGACGCGCTGATCCGCCGGGGCTTCGTGCAGCGGATCCCGTCCGAGGTGGACCGCCGCCGGATCGACGTGGAGCTCACCGACGCCGGCCGGGCCGCGTGGCGGCGCGCCATGGGGGTGGTGGGTGACGAGGAGCAGCGGGTCCTCGGCGTGCTCACCGCGCAGGAGCGGCGGGTCCTGGCCGACCTGCTCCGCCGGGTCACCCTGGCGGCCGGGTCACCGCCCGGCCGGATCTGA
- a CDS encoding isochorismatase family protein, translating into MSTLVDRPHTALLVIDVQNGVVQHAHDRDRVIGNIATLVDRARAAGVEVVWVQHRSEELPTGSEQWQYVPELVRRDGEALVHKAWGDSFEETDLESVLATRGVSRLVVTGAQTDACIRSTLHGAITRGYDATLVADAHTTEDLSAYGAPPPEQVIAHTNLYWRFHSAPGRTAGTVDTADVDFAARVPA; encoded by the coding sequence ATGAGCACACTCGTCGACCGACCGCACACCGCCCTGCTCGTCATCGACGTGCAGAACGGCGTCGTGCAGCACGCCCACGACCGCGACCGGGTGATCGGCAACATCGCCACCCTCGTGGACCGGGCCCGCGCGGCCGGTGTCGAGGTGGTCTGGGTGCAGCACCGCAGCGAGGAGCTGCCCACGGGCAGCGAGCAGTGGCAGTACGTGCCCGAGCTGGTGCGCCGCGACGGCGAGGCGCTGGTGCACAAGGCCTGGGGCGACTCCTTCGAGGAGACCGACCTGGAGTCCGTCCTCGCCACGCGGGGCGTCAGCCGGCTCGTCGTGACCGGCGCGCAGACCGACGCGTGCATCCGCTCGACGCTGCACGGCGCCATCACCCGCGGTTACGACGCGACGCTGGTCGCCGACGCGCACACCACCGAGGACCTCTCGGCCTACGGCGCCCCGCCGCCCGAGCAGGTCATCGCCCACACCAACCTCTACTGGCGCTTCCACTCCGCGCCCGGGCGCACCGCCGGCACGGTCGACACCGCCGACGTCGACTTCGCCGCGCGCGTCCCCGCCTGA
- a CDS encoding DUF2087 domain-containing protein has translation MSAQALAGALADERRRAVFGAIVLGAGDLPAVVSRTGLSARDAATAVRRLTDVGVLTDDGAGLRVDGERLRDFARAGGPPAPAPAADPRETILRTFLRDGTLTRLPAQRGRRRVLLEHITERSFEPGVRYPERAVDDALRRWCEGGEADHVTLRRYLIDDLLLTRDHGVYWRP, from the coding sequence ATGAGTGCACAGGCCCTCGCGGGGGCGCTCGCCGACGAGCGCCGCCGCGCCGTGTTCGGCGCGATCGTGCTCGGCGCCGGGGACCTTCCCGCCGTCGTGTCCCGCACCGGGCTGTCCGCCCGGGACGCCGCCACCGCGGTTCGCCGGCTCACCGACGTCGGTGTGCTGACCGACGACGGGGCCGGGCTGCGGGTCGACGGCGAGCGGCTGCGGGACTTCGCGCGCGCCGGTGGCCCGCCCGCGCCGGCGCCCGCGGCGGACCCCCGGGAGACGATCCTGCGCACCTTCCTGCGGGACGGCACGCTGACCCGGTTGCCCGCTCAGCGGGGCCGGCGCCGGGTGCTGCTGGAGCACATCACCGAGCGCTCCTTCGAGCCGGGCGTGCGCTATCCGGAACGGGCCGTCGACGACGCGCTGCGCCGCTGGTGCGAGGGCGGCGAGGCCGACCACGTGACGCTGCGCCGCTACCTGATCGACGACCTGCTGCTCACGCGGGACCACGGCGTCTACTGGCGACCCTGA
- a CDS encoding GNAT family N-acetyltransferase: protein MSTWTSHCTAPDSADARVMLREYLAETVRRWHGRPERPGEVSAALEESPSDDLSPPTGLLLLARRDGHLAGCAGLRWRPGWAELTRVYVRPAHRGAGGGAALLAAVEPYARDAGLDRIRLDTRSDLVEARALYARHGYREIPAFNADRYAQHWFEKLLPARVDDALPAR from the coding sequence GTGAGCACCTGGACCAGCCACTGCACCGCCCCCGACTCGGCCGACGCGCGGGTCATGCTGCGCGAGTACCTGGCCGAGACGGTCCGCCGCTGGCACGGCCGGCCCGAGCGGCCGGGTGAGGTGAGCGCCGCCCTCGAGGAGTCGCCGAGCGACGACCTGTCCCCACCCACCGGGTTGCTCCTGCTGGCCCGCCGCGACGGGCACCTGGCCGGTTGCGCGGGGCTGCGCTGGCGGCCGGGCTGGGCGGAGCTGACCCGGGTCTACGTCCGCCCGGCGCACCGCGGCGCCGGCGGCGGCGCGGCGCTGCTCGCCGCCGTCGAGCCGTACGCGCGGGACGCCGGGCTGGACCGGATCCGGCTGGACACCCGCAGCGACCTCGTGGAGGCACGCGCCCTGTACGCGCGGCACGGCTACCGGGAGATTCCTGCCTTCAACGCCGACCGGTACGCCCAGCACTGGTTCGAGAAGCTGCTGCCGGCCCGGGTTGACGACGCGCTCCCAGCGCGCTAA
- a CDS encoding Hsp20/alpha crystallin family protein, with protein sequence MLMRTDPFREIDRLAEQFFGTTARPAVMHLDAYRDGDFFHAAFDLPGVDPDSIDCTVERNVLTVRAERRRPDGDNVELVAAERPMGTFTRQLFLGDTLDTDKLEAGYENGVLTLRIPISERAKPRRIAVTAASNGRREISA encoded by the coding sequence ATGTTGATGCGTACCGACCCGTTCCGTGAGATCGACCGGCTCGCCGAGCAGTTCTTCGGCACCACGGCCCGTCCGGCGGTCATGCACCTCGACGCCTACCGCGACGGCGATTTCTTCCACGCCGCCTTCGACCTGCCCGGCGTCGACCCGGACAGCATCGACTGCACGGTGGAGCGCAACGTGCTGACCGTCCGCGCCGAGCGCCGGCGGCCGGACGGCGACAACGTCGAGCTGGTGGCGGCCGAGCGGCCGATGGGCACCTTCACCCGGCAGCTCTTCCTGGGTGACACCCTCGACACCGACAAGCTGGAGGCCGGCTACGAGAACGGCGTGCTGACCCTGCGCATCCCGATCTCGGAGCGGGCCAAGCCCCGCCGGATCGCGGTCACCGCAGCGAGCAACGGCCGCCGCGAGATCAGCGCCTGA
- a CDS encoding helix-turn-helix transcriptional regulator has product MRASRLVSLLLLLQTRGRMTAQELADALEVSVRTVYRDVESLGAAGVPVYADRGPAGGYQLLEGYRTRLTGLTAPEAEALFLAGMPGPAADLGLGPVVAAAELKVLAALPGELADRGGRARQRFHLDAPGWFRHPEPTPHLTALARAVWEDRLVEMRYRRWRAPREVTRTVAPLGVVLKAGRWYLVARCDDQVRTYRVGAVLDVAVSDERHERPADFDLADYWREWTERYERDVYRDHARIRLTVAALEFMPYVFPPEMSRGARAAAGEPGPDGWLETTVPIESVRHAHTELLKLGAEVEVLEPAELRERLAATAHAMARLYPGAPDAPAGAAGPPATPARPCPLTPRADPAAPVRR; this is encoded by the coding sequence GTGCGTGCCAGCCGCCTGGTCTCCCTGCTGCTGCTCCTGCAGACACGCGGCCGGATGACCGCCCAGGAGCTCGCCGACGCCCTGGAGGTGTCGGTCCGGACCGTCTACCGGGACGTCGAGTCGCTCGGCGCCGCCGGCGTTCCCGTGTACGCCGACCGCGGCCCGGCCGGTGGCTACCAGCTGCTGGAGGGCTACCGGACCCGGCTGACCGGGCTGACCGCGCCGGAGGCCGAGGCGCTGTTCCTGGCCGGGATGCCCGGCCCCGCCGCCGACCTGGGGCTCGGGCCGGTGGTGGCGGCCGCCGAGCTGAAGGTGCTCGCCGCGCTCCCCGGCGAGCTGGCCGACCGGGGCGGCCGGGCCCGGCAGCGGTTCCACCTGGACGCCCCCGGCTGGTTCCGGCACCCCGAACCCACCCCGCACCTGACCGCGCTCGCCCGGGCCGTGTGGGAGGACCGGCTCGTGGAGATGCGCTACCGGCGCTGGCGCGCGCCGCGCGAGGTGACCCGGACGGTCGCCCCGCTGGGTGTGGTGCTCAAGGCGGGCCGGTGGTATCTGGTGGCCCGCTGCGACGACCAGGTACGCACCTACCGGGTCGGCGCCGTCCTCGACGTGGCGGTTTCCGACGAGCGCCACGAGCGGCCCGCCGACTTCGACCTGGCCGACTACTGGCGGGAGTGGACCGAGCGCTACGAGCGGGACGTCTACCGCGACCACGCCCGGATCCGGCTGACCGTGGCGGCGCTGGAGTTCATGCCGTACGTCTTCCCGCCGGAGATGAGCCGGGGCGCCCGGGCGGCGGCGGGCGAGCCCGGCCCGGACGGCTGGCTGGAGACCACCGTGCCCATCGAGTCGGTGAGACACGCCCACACCGAGCTGCTCAAACTCGGCGCGGAAGTGGAAGTGCTGGAGCCGGCCGAGCTGCGCGAGCGCCTCGCCGCCACGGCGCACGCGATGGCGCGGCTCTACCCGGGCGCCCCGGATGCGCCGGCGGGGGCGGCCGGTCCCCCGGCCACCCCCGCTCGGCCCTGTCCCCTGACGCCGCGGGCTGACCCGGCGGCGCCGGTCCGGCGCTGA
- a CDS encoding tyrosine-type recombinase/integrase encodes MLRPEVLPRGSTPAALGGGPTDFTEAWLRNRRLSEHTRDAYRRDVTGWLSWCAGRELDPLRASFLDVNAYGRELEATPSGRGGRPLTPATVARRLSALSSWYDFLVKLRAVEANPVAAADRPRVDRDHSATVGLTPDEVDALLAAADADTGATATRNRAAIALLADLGLRVGELVSLDLADLGAERGHRSVRFVGKGGKARRRALTPGTAYAIDAYLAARAAAEGVSVAELSGPLLVTATGGRLDRHAVFRLVRRLAQAAGIPAWAKLSPHSLRHAFATTARAEGVPLEDVQDAMGHADPRTTRRYDRDRHNLDRDPAYAIWAARARRRG; translated from the coding sequence ATGCTGCGTCCCGAGGTGCTGCCCCGCGGGTCGACCCCGGCCGCCCTGGGCGGCGGGCCGACCGACTTCACCGAGGCGTGGCTGCGCAACCGGCGGCTGTCCGAGCACACCCGCGACGCGTACCGGCGGGACGTCACGGGCTGGCTCAGCTGGTGCGCCGGCCGGGAGCTGGACCCGCTGCGGGCGAGCTTCCTCGACGTCAACGCCTACGGGCGGGAACTGGAGGCCACGCCGTCGGGGCGTGGCGGGCGGCCGCTGACCCCGGCCACCGTGGCCCGCCGCCTGTCCGCCCTGTCGAGCTGGTACGACTTCCTGGTCAAGCTGCGCGCCGTGGAGGCCAACCCGGTCGCCGCCGCGGACCGTCCCCGGGTGGACCGGGACCACTCCGCCACGGTCGGGCTCACCCCGGACGAGGTGGACGCGCTGCTCGCCGCCGCCGACGCGGACACCGGCGCGACCGCCACCCGCAACCGGGCCGCCATCGCCCTGCTGGCCGACCTGGGGCTGCGGGTCGGCGAACTGGTCTCGCTGGACCTCGCCGACCTCGGCGCCGAGCGCGGGCACCGCAGCGTGCGGTTCGTCGGCAAGGGCGGCAAGGCGCGTCGCCGGGCGCTCACCCCCGGCACCGCGTACGCGATCGACGCCTACCTGGCGGCGCGCGCCGCCGCCGAGGGGGTGAGCGTGGCGGAGCTCAGCGGTCCGCTGCTGGTCACCGCGACCGGCGGGCGGCTGGACCGGCACGCGGTGTTCCGGCTGGTGCGCCGGCTCGCGCAGGCCGCCGGGATCCCCGCCTGGGCGAAGCTGTCCCCCCATTCGCTGCGGCACGCGTTCGCCACCACGGCCCGCGCCGAGGGGGTGCCGCTGGAGGACGTGCAGGACGCCATGGGGCACGCCGACCCGCGGACCACCCGCCGCTACGACCGGGACCGCCACAACCTGGACCGGGACCCGGCGTACGCGATCTGGGCGGCGCGCGCCCGTCGGCGCGGATAG
- a CDS encoding TetR/AcrR family transcriptional regulator, whose amino-acid sequence MTDSQRPRRRAPGMSPDERRAMIVQAALPLLTTRGAAVTTAQVARAAGIGEATVFRAFPDKDSLLDAAVAEALRPDTVLAELAAIPLDQPLADRLTEAAGALLAHLDRLGAVLAVAHTAGRPGRGRRTTSGDHPPPDGTGRRESADATRTAVAALFAPEADRLRLPADRLAALFLAVLLPGRPPLADDRPTPAELVDLFLHGALAPPTPEESA is encoded by the coding sequence ATGACCGATTCGCAGCGACCCCGCCGTCGCGCGCCCGGCATGAGCCCCGACGAGCGCCGGGCGATGATCGTGCAGGCTGCGCTGCCCCTGCTCACCACGCGCGGGGCGGCGGTCACCACCGCCCAGGTGGCGCGCGCCGCCGGCATCGGCGAGGCGACCGTCTTCCGCGCCTTCCCCGACAAGGATTCCCTGCTCGACGCCGCCGTCGCCGAGGCGTTGCGCCCCGACACCGTGCTCGCCGAGCTGGCCGCGATCCCGCTGGACCAGCCGCTGGCCGACCGGCTCACCGAGGCCGCCGGGGCGCTGCTGGCCCACCTGGACCGGCTGGGCGCGGTGCTCGCCGTCGCCCACACCGCCGGCCGCCCCGGCCGGGGCCGGCGAACCACGAGCGGGGACCACCCGCCGCCCGACGGCACCGGGCGGCGTGAGTCCGCGGACGCCACCCGGACCGCGGTCGCCGCGTTGTTCGCCCCGGAAGCGGACCGGCTGCGGCTGCCGGCCGACCGGCTGGCCGCCCTGTTCCTCGCCGTCCTGCTGCCCGGCCGACCACCGCTCGCGGACGACCGGCCGACCCCGGCCGAGCTGGTCGACCTGTTCCTGCACGGCGCGCTCGCGCCGCCCACCCCCGAGGAGAGCGCATGA
- a CDS encoding VOC family protein: protein MTVTLNHTIVPARDHHAAARFFAEVMGLPVLAPAGRHGHFAPVRINDQLTLDFMSVPAPEGHHLAFDVDPATFDAILARLRTAGVPYGSEPGAPDNGRTDHPLCARGLFFRDDAGNLFEVMSPA, encoded by the coding sequence ATGACCGTCACCCTCAACCACACCATCGTCCCGGCCCGCGACCACCATGCCGCCGCCCGGTTCTTCGCCGAGGTGATGGGCCTGCCGGTGCTGGCGCCCGCGGGCCGGCACGGCCACTTCGCCCCGGTGCGGATCAACGACCAGCTCACCCTGGACTTCATGAGCGTGCCCGCGCCGGAGGGGCATCACCTGGCCTTCGACGTCGACCCGGCCACCTTCGACGCGATCCTGGCGCGGCTGCGGACCGCCGGCGTGCCGTACGGCAGCGAGCCGGGGGCGCCGGACAACGGCCGGACCGACCACCCCCTGTGCGCCCGGGGACTGTTCTTCCGCGACGACGCCGGCAACCTGTTCGAGGTGATGTCACCGGCCTGA
- a CDS encoding LLM class flavin-dependent oxidoreductase, producing MRHGLEISCGGASVTVADLVALGSLAERAGWDGVFLEDYLIHHSGDDPPTWDPWLVLAAVAGRTDRVRLGTTVTALPRRRPAKLAREVLTLDHLSGGRAGVAVGVGDPADRGLAAFGEPTDVKTRAAMLDEGLDLLVGLLGGERVTHRGTHYRADAVALRPAPVQSPRVPVWVGGSLQARSVLRRAARADGIVPYKLTDTAGWSDVTPDEVCELVAALPAVRADGQPFDVAIGGRRRRLDERAERAYLGELAAAGATWWLEYVPAGDPAEMRAAVARGPLR from the coding sequence ATGCGGCACGGTCTGGAGATCTCCTGCGGCGGCGCCTCGGTGACGGTGGCCGATCTCGTCGCGCTCGGTTCGCTGGCCGAGCGAGCCGGCTGGGACGGGGTGTTCCTGGAGGACTACCTCATCCACCACTCCGGCGACGACCCGCCGACCTGGGATCCCTGGCTGGTGCTGGCGGCGGTGGCCGGCCGCACCGACCGGGTCCGCCTGGGCACCACGGTGACCGCGCTGCCCCGGCGCCGCCCGGCCAAGCTGGCCCGCGAGGTGCTCACCCTCGACCACCTCTCCGGCGGCCGGGCCGGGGTCGCGGTGGGTGTCGGTGACCCGGCCGACCGGGGGCTCGCCGCGTTCGGGGAGCCGACCGACGTGAAGACCCGCGCCGCGATGCTCGACGAGGGCCTCGACCTGCTGGTCGGGCTGCTCGGCGGCGAGCGGGTCACGCATCGGGGCACGCACTACCGGGCCGATGCCGTGGCGCTGCGGCCCGCGCCGGTGCAGTCGCCGCGGGTGCCGGTGTGGGTCGGTGGCAGCCTGCAGGCCAGATCCGTGCTGCGGCGGGCGGCCCGGGCGGACGGCATCGTGCCCTACAAGCTTACCGACACGGCCGGCTGGTCCGACGTCACTCCCGACGAGGTGTGCGAGCTGGTCGCCGCGCTGCCGGCGGTGCGCGCCGACGGGCAGCCGTTCGACGTGGCGATCGGTGGCCGGCGGCGGCGGCTCGATGAGCGGGCCGAGCGGGCCTACCTGGGGGAGCTGGCCGCGGCCGGCGCGACGTGGTGGCTGGAGTACGTCCCGGCCGGCGACCCGGCCGAGATGCGGGCCGCGGTCGCCCGGGGGCCCCTGCGCTGA